ACAGGCTTGGATGTCTTCAGGTTCAGTGAAACCATCTCCCTGAGCTGTTGGCTTACGATTGGTACCAAACCACACCGGATAGACCACACCATCAGCATCGGGTTCGAGGCCGCCGCGTTCAAGATCAAACGGGTCCAGGCTCTTAATCTCAGCCTTGGTAGTCGGTTGATCCAGCTCTGCCATCAACGCGCGAAGACGACGTTCCAGGTTGGCACGGTCCGCCGCGTCGCTAGCCAGGCGTTGCAGGATTGTTTGTTCGAGTTGCATCGCGCCAGCGCGGTCACCAGCGCGGACAGCGGCTTCGAGTTGAGCGAAGAGTTCACCAAGTGTTAATTGTGTGGATGTTGGCGTTGACATGGTGATTCAGACTCTGTTGTAAGCTCCTGATTCCAGCTTGCGCTGGAATGACGAACGTGTCGCTACGTCATTCCGGGCGAGCGTAGCGAGACCCGGAATCCAGGAAGCTAAACCACAAACCAGTGCTGCATGCTCCTGGATGCCAGCCTTCGCTGGCATGACGAAGATCGACTCCGTAAATCCAGCGGGATTCACTCCTATAGCAAGCAATAAAAAAGGGTGGACATGTGACATGCCCACCCTCTCTTACTGGCTTTCTGCTGACCGCTAAAAGCTGACCGCTGACTCTTACTTATTCGCCAAAATCGTCACACACCCAACCGACCCCGGACCACCAAGGTTGTGCGCTAGACCAACTTCGGCATTCTTCACTTGCCGTGCGCCAGCTTTGTTCCACAAGTGCTGTGACACTTCGTAGATCATGCGGATGCCGGTAGCGCCGATCGGGTGACCGAATGACTTCAGACCACCGGAAGGATTGACGGGAATCTCGCCACCAATGGCAGCGCGGCCTTCTTCGACGTATCTCCAGCCTTCACCTTTCTTGGCAATGCCGAGGTCTTCGATGTTGAGAATTTCAGTGATGGTGAAGCAATCGTGGCATTCCACCAAGTCGATGTCCTTCACGGTCACACCAGCTTGCTCATACGCCGACTGCGCAGCTTGTGTCGTCGCCGGGAAGCCAGTGTAGGCAAATCCGGGTTTCAGATATGGCTCACCAGATGTGACAGCCAAGCCAACGCCCTTTACGAGCACTGGATCAGGACGGAATGACTTCGCAAGCTCAGATTTGCAAATGATGACTGCGGCTGCGCCGTCAGTGGTCGGGCAGCAATCGAACAAACCGAGTGGGCTACAGATTAGTGGTGCGCCGACCACCTGATCTTCAGTAACTTCCATCTGGAAGTGGGCTTTGGGGCTCATGGTGCCGTTGTGATGATTCTTCATCGCCACTTTGGCAAGCGCGCGTTTGTCGATGCCATAGGTTGAGAAATAACGGTTGGCGGCCATGGCGAACAGTGACGGAGCCGTCGTGCCGTAGCCAACGACTGGATGGTTGCCGAATGTGCCAAGACCACGCTGGCCGGAGTCACGCAACTTTTCAAAACCGAGCGCGAGCACGATGTCATACATACCAGAGGCAACTGCCATGCAGGCGTTGCGGAAGGCGTCCATACCTGACGCACAGTAGTTCTCGACACGGGTGATGGGAATATTGAACAGCTTCAATGGATCAGCCAGCGCGTTACCAGCATTAGCTGAGCTGAGCGTCCCAACCCAGGCGGCTTGAATCTGGCTGGGATCAATCTTGGCATCGGTGTACGCATCATAAGCCGCAGAGACAATCATGTCCTCGGCGCTCATGTCATAGTTTTCGCCGAATTTACTGCAGCCAGCTCCAATCACTGCCACTTTATCGCGAATATTCATTTCTCGGCCTCCTTGTTTTGAGGGTTGAGTAGCTCTTAGTTATTAGCTATCAGCTTTCAGCATACTCAGACAAGAGGCGTTCTTGCCTGAGAGCACTTTACGATTGCGTTTACCCTTAATCCCAGCCCTCGACCCTCACCCTAGCCCTCTCCCTGCCAGGGAGAGGGAACATTCGGGCAATGAGAACGAGTGAAAGAAATGACCAGAGTAACGTCAACTGAAAACTGACCACTGATAACTGACAACTTTCCTTTTCTACTTATTCACCGGTCGTGCTTTCCAAAAATAATTCTTCAGCCCATAGCCTTCATGATACTTGCGAAACGTCAATTCCAGCGGCATCCCGACTTGCACCCGTTCGGGTTCGCAATCGGTGAGTTGGACATAGACGCGACCGCCACCATCGAGATCAACCACAACGTGGGTTGTCGGTGGATCTGGGGTCTCGGTCAGATAATCATGCGTGAAAGTAAAAACCGATCCTTTGCGTGGTAACTTCACCTCTTGTAACCCATCACGGTAGCCACATTCGATACAAATACGATGAATCGGGAATTGGATGGTGCCACACTTCGGACACTTACCACCATGCAGTGGCAGAATTTCTTTCTGATCGCGCAACAACACGACCGGCGTGGACACGTCCGTGGTCGTGTAATCTTTCTTCATCAACTTCCGGAAGCGCGCGTATTTTCCGTACGATGGTAAGGTACGTTTGATCTCGATCTGCGAATAGACACTACGGACCGCCTTAAATCCGGCAATTGCGTCAGTGACTCGGAAGACTGCGGCATCACCGCCGTCACCATAGCCAACCGCCAGAATGAGGTCACCAGGTTTGGCACGTTCGAGCACTGCAGCTAACAACACCAGCGGTTGCGCTGTCCCAGCATCACCAATGGTATTCCAGAAGGTATCTTGTACTTGCGACTTGGCATCCAAGCCGAGACCTTTCAACACCGATTGCAGTACTCGCTGACTCGGTGCGGCGATTGCAGCATTGGCGAGATCTTTTGCCGTCAGGTTGCACTTTTTCAGTACACCTTGGACCGAAGCGGCAATGAAGCGGTTGTAACCAAATTTAGTTTCGAAGCCACCTGGGAACGACTTCAAGTAATCCTGCTCTTCGGTACGCCAGGTACCAAGAAATTCTTGGCTGATGGTGTAGGTACCGACCACTTCAGCAATGACGTTCTCAGTACCAACCAAAATCGCACCACCGGCATCACCGAACGTTTGCTCCTGTTGCGAATCGGGTTCGCCCATACGCGAGTCACCGGCACAGACCAGGATATTTTTCCCAGGTGTGACGAGGTCCAGCGCGGTCAGCAACGCGGACGTACCAGCCCGCAACGAATCGGTAAAATCGATCGTGCGGATCTCTTCACTTGCTTCTAAGACTGTCGCTACTGTCACCGCTGCTTGTTTCTCACGATACGGAGACGTAGTTGACGCAAAGAAGACTCCAGCCAGCGATTTGGGATCACGGCTACCAAACGCATCAACCGCAGCATTCACTGCTAACGTCAAACTATCTTCATCAAAATTCGCAACCGTACGCTCTCCACCAAGCGAAGGAATCCCCCACTCTTTCGCCATGATCTCACGCGGGAGGCGATAGTTAGGAACATACGTACCAAAGGAAACGATACCTGCCATTTGCTACCTCCTAGAATGTCTCAAGCAGTCCCAAGCCAGTCTCCAATCGAGTCTCGAACCAGTCTCGGACAAATCTCCAATAAGTCCCGGACAAGTCTAAGATAGAGTAGAAGTTAAGAACGACACCTTAAATAGGAGACGAAACTCCCAATGAGGAGAGAGGTCTCATGTCCTAATTGGTACAGTCGTTCAAAATCATTCTTCTCAATATATCCGACGTCAAGTGCAACGTAGAGAAGCGATTGCACTTCCATCGCAGAGCCTCGCGCCACGTCGAGGAAATGCGCGAAATCTTTATCACTGGTTCTGGCAAATCCTTCGGCGACATTGCTCATAGAGGAAACAGCCGCACGACAAAGTTGATCTCTCAGCCCAAAATCCCGACTCAATGGTCCTTCAGAGCGCAATTTGTATACTTCTCGTACAAGCTCCCGAGCTTTTTGCCACGCTTGCACGTCCTCAAAGCGCCCTATCGTTGCCACTTTGTGTCCCCAGACCCGTTTTCAACTTGTTCGTGACTTTTTTGAGACTTGTTTTGACTTGCCCGAGACTTACCTTTGACTTGCCCGAGACTTGCCTTCACTAATTCAGTTTACTCCACGGAATCCCAGCACTCGTGGCACATCCATCAACTTGCAAGTTGGCCCCGCTAATATAACTTGCCGCGTCAGACGCAAAAAACACACATGGCCAGGCGACCTCACGCCCTGTGCCAAACCGTTTGAGTGCAGTCGCACCAGTGGCTTTATCCTGTAACTCCTTGGTTGGCCACAACACTTCCATCACTCCTGGTGTCTCAATGGGACCAGGAGAAATACAATTCACACGAATATTGTATGGTGCCCATTCAATTGCCAGTGAACGCGTGAGATTGATGATCCCTGCTTTGGCTGCACCATAGTGGCTCATGCTCGCAGCCCCTCCGACCCCGGAGTCAGAAGAAATGTTGATGATATTGCCGCCAGTCTTTTTTTCCATCATTACTTTGGCAGCCGCGCGCGAGAAATTAAACGTGCCATTCAAGTTGATCGCGACAATTGTCGCGAAGCCATTGGGAGAAATGTCATGCGCATGGGCAACGAAACTAGCGCCTGCATTGTTGATCAGCACGTCAATACGACCCCACAAATCCACCGCTTTCTTCACCACGGCTTCGACTTGATCATTCTGCCGCACATCACAGACCATCGCTTCAATCGTGCCACCAGCTTTACGAATCCCCTCAGCAACCGGGCCAAGGTGATCCATCGTACGGCTGGTCACCAGCACTTTCGCACCACGTTGGCAAAACTCACTGGCAATATCGGCCCCAATTCCGGTACCACCGCCGGTGACAATAGTTACCCTTCCACTAATATCGAATGCATCAGGCATCTTTTGTTCCTTCGTCACAAAACAATAATGAGTGAAAAATGATGAGTAATAAGGAAAAACATTTCTCACTCATTACTTGTTACTCATTACTCGTTCCTCTCTTCGCTATCCCATACTCGGCAGCCAGGTCTTGCCACCATCAGAGGTCCGCAATATTGTCCCATAGCCACCGACAATCCAACCATTATTCTCATCAAAGAAATCAATCGAACGAAGCCATGTGACTGAGCGCACCCCAAGTGATGCGGGCTGCCATTCGCCGTTGTTCAGCCGTAACACGCGGCCAGCGGCGCCAACAATCCAACCATCGCCAGTGCCAACCCATCGCGGAGCAAAGAGTTGGTCAGTTGAGGATTTGCCGAGTTCGAGTCCAGTAAAGGCCCAGGTCTTTCCAGCATCGGTGGTTTTAGCGATTCTCCCTTCCAACCCGACTACAATTCCTTCTGTCGCACTCCGGAAACGTACCCCGAACCAGGTCGGCAGATTCAGGGCATCAGTGAACCCAGCTTGTCCGAGCAAGGTGTTTTGCTGTTCAACCCAATTCACACCACCATCGGTCGATTGATAGATCTTGCCAAACTCTCCGACCATCCAACCAGTTTTGTCGCCAACAAAGTGAACATCAAAGAGCGTGGGATCTGTCATCGCCAAGGTTGCATCGTCACTCACGCCTTCCAGGGATACCTCAATTCGCCCTTCCTGCCAGGTCGCACCACCATCGATCGTGCGCACATATGTTGCTTGCTGACCAACCGCCCAGCCGCGATCTTTGTCGGCAAACCACAAGGCAAAGAGTGGAACCGGCACTCCGGTCTCTTGCTTCTGCCAGCTTTCGCCCCCATCAGCCGTGTGGAGAATAAGACCATCTTGCCCGCTGATCCAGCCATTCTGTGCGTCAACAAACTGTATACTATACAGAGCAAGTTCCGTCCCGCTGGGTTTGGACTTCCACGTTCTTCCACCGTCTGTCGTCATCAAGATCTTCCCACTATAACCGATGACGATTGCCTTCTCCGGCGAAAGCGCTTTCACGTCAAAGAACTTGTCATTCACACCCGTAAGTGGCGTTTTGAGCGTAACCTCTTGAATATCTTGATGACAGCTCGCAACGAGAAAGAGCAGTAACGGCAACAGCCGTGCATGGGGACTGGCGCGCATACAATAAGTGCTTTCCTCAGCAGCGGAAATTTCCTCACTCTGTACCCGCTTGTCCATGACTTTGCAATGAGCCCTGGGGAAAGTAGTCAGTAGTCAGCATCCAGTAGTCAGTAGAGGAAGAATCAAACCCTCTTACCATGCTGGCTACTGGCTACTCTCTTAGGTTTCCCTTGACAGCCACTCGTCTATCCCCTAGGCGTCTGAGCGCAACCTGGTTATAATCCGCGCAACTTTTGAGTTCGGCGTTGAACGTGCTGAACTATACCAGTTACTCGAGAGGGGAGAAGCATGGCAAAAGCAGACAAGATTATCTACACGAAGACCGATGAAGCTCCGATGTTAGCCACTTATTCGTTCCTGCCAATCATCAACGCCTTTTCCAAAGCGGCAGGTGTCACTGTGGACTTGCGGGACATTTCTCTCGCGGGACGTGTGATCGCTGCGTTTCCGGAAGATCTGACCCCACAACAGCGACAACACGATGCGTTGGCAGAACTCGGCGAAATGGCCCAGACGCCCGAAGCGAACATCATCAAACTGCCGAACATCAGTGCTTCCATTCCTCAGTTAAAGGCAACGATCAAAGAACTGCAAAGCCAGGGCTACAAACTCCCTGAATATCCAGAAGACCCTAAGACCGACAAGGAACGAGAGATCAAGACACGCTATGACAAGGTCAAAGGAAGCGCCGTCAATCCGGTGCTGCGCGAAGGCAACTCTGACCGCCGCGCACCACTCTCTGTGAAAGCCTATGCTCGCAAGCATCCACATAAGATGGGCCCCTGGTCAGCGGACTCCAAGACTCATGTCTCTCACATGAAAGGCGGCGATTTCCGCTCGAATGAAAAATCCGTCACCCTGCCCGCAGCGACCGAAGCACGAATTGAATTCGTCGGGCAAGACGGCAAGGTCACGGTGCTCAAGCCAAAGTTATCGTTGCAGGCTGGTGAAGTGCTTGATGCTACCTTTATGAGCAAGAACGCCCTCCGTAAGTTCCTTGAAGAGCAGATCGAAGAATCCAAGAAACAGGGCATCCTGTTCTCATTACACCTGAAGGCCACCATGATGAAGGAATCTGATCCGAAGATCTTTGGTCATGCGGTCACTGTCTATTACAAGGATGTATTCGAGAAGCACGCCGAGACACTCAAGAAGTTAGGGGTTGATCCAGACAACGGTATCGGTGACCTGTATGCCAAGATCTCAGCGCTTCCAGAGACTCAACGCAAGGCAATCGAAGCTGACATTCAAGAGGTCTACAAGAAACGGCCACCCATGGCGATGGTGAACTCCGATAGAGGCATCACGAACCTACACGTGCCAAGTGACATCATCATTGACGCCTCCATCCCCCCGGTCGTTCGCGATTCCGGTAAGATGTACACTCCTGATGGCAAGATGCAGGACTGTAATATCGTGATTCCCGATGCTTGCTATGCGCCGGTCTACAACGAAGTCGTCGAGTTCTGTAAGAAGCAAGGCGCGTTCGACCCGAAGACGATGGGCAGCGTGCCCAACGTTGGCTTGATGGCACAGGCCGCAGAAGAATACGGCTCGCATGACAAGACCTTCAAAGCACCAGGGAATGGCACGATTCGCATTGTCGATGCCTCCGGCAAGACATTATTGGAAAGCAAGGTTGAAGAAGGTGACATCTGGAGGGCGTGCCAGGTAAAAGATGCACCAATTCAAGATTGGGTAAAACTCGCAGTGAATCGCTCGCGGGCAACCGGAGCGCCGGCGGTATTCTGGCTCAATAAGGATCGCGCCCACGATGCTGAGCTGATCAAGAAAGTGAATGCCTACCTGCCAAAGCATGATACGAGCGGCCTCGAAATCCATATCATGTCGCCAGCCGAGGCGACGCGTTTCTCCTTGGAGCGTATCAAGGAAGGCAAGGACACGATCTCTGTGACCGGTAACGTGTTGCGTGATTATCTCACCGACCTCTTCCCAATTCTTGAAATCGGCACCAGCGCCAAGATGCTCTCAATCGTTCCGTTGCTGAATGGTGGCGGGCTGTTCGAAACTGGTGCGGGCGGATCAGCACCAAAGCACGTGCAACAACTCCAAGAAGAAGGTTATCTGCGTTGGGACTCGCTTGGCGAATTCCTCGCGCTAGCCGCATCATTGGAACATCTGGCAAAAGCGGGGAACAATCCGATTGCCAAGCTTCTAGCAGATACGTTGGATCAAGCCAACGCGAAGTTCCTGGAGAGCAACAAATCCCCAGCGCGAAAGGTCGGCGAGATCGATAATCGTGGCAGCCATTTCTACCTCGCGCTCTACTGGGCGGAAGCGTTGGCTGCGCAGACGCAAGACCCCAAATTAGCCGAACGGTTCAAGAAGATTGCGAAAGATCTCGGTGATAATGTAGCAAAAATCGATGCCGAATTGCTCGCCGCACAAGGCAAGCCAGTTGACCTCGGTGGCTACTATCATCCCGATGATGCCAAGGCTGCCAAAGCAATGCGCCCAAGCCCGACGTTGAACGCGATCATCGATGCGATTGCATAGTCGAGGCAGGTTCTTATTGAGACATTGAGTCATCGAGCCATTGGGTTATTGAAAGAAAGAACAAAGAAATGTTTTCTTCAATGACCCGATGACACGATCGCTCGATCGTCCAATATCCATTACGCACAGCATGTGTCAACTTCGTCTGCATTGTGACCATGCCATTCCGCACGGAGCTTGCGCATGCCGTCAAACGTCGCAATGACGTCGATAGGTTTATCAAGTTCGTTACGGAACTCTTGATAGAGCCGCATGATGTTGGGCAGAATGCGCTCGGGTTCACGCCAGCGTGCGTACACTCCTAACTTCACATCGCGTGCAGCTTGCTCTGCGGTCATTCCCGCATCAAAACGTTTCTTGGCTTCCCGTCGGATCAACGCCAAGTATGTACGCATCTCCCGCAGTTCTTTTTTCCCGCCAATTGGACCGTGTCCGGGGACAATAGTCTCGACATCCATTTGCAGAATGCGGTCGGCAACCTTAATCCAGTTACCGACATGTCCTTGGAAAGCCAACGGAGTCACATAGTAGAAAGCGAGATCACCAGCAAACAGCACTTTGTCTTTTGGCAAGATGACAAACGCATCACCAAAGGTGTGGGCTGGCCCAAGATGTCGCAATTCAACATCGCGCCCAGCTTGATGGAAGACCATGCGGTCTTCAAACGTCACCTCTGGCACTGCCAGTTTGACCTTCGGGAACTCTGCAGCAAAACGAGGAATCCGTTTCTGGAGAGATTCAACCGGTAACCCGGTGCGCACCAGCTCTTCACGGCAGAAGGTATGACTGACAATCTCTGCTTCACCAAAGAAGGAGTTGCCACCGACATGATCAATATGATGATGGGTATTCACAAGGCGAGTGACAGGTTTCTTGGTGACTTTTTTGATGGCAGCGAGAAACCGGCGGGTCATCGACGGCACCATCAAGGCATCAACTGCCATCGCTCCGTCTTTATCGAGTAACAATCCGGCATTACTCACACCGAGTTCGCCAACGGCTTGCACATAGGCATAGACCTTGGGCGCAACTTCTTCGATGCCGGTTTTATAGTTTTCGGGAGTGATCCAGTTGTTCATAGACTGCTCTTGCTTATAGTGATCGATCCTGGTTCTCGAACTGCAACGGAACCAACGGATGAGAAACGCGCAACTCTTCTTTACCATCTTTGGTTGCTGTGACCGGAATCGTCCAGCGGACAGATTTGATAATGCAAACTCCTTCCTCACCGTCACGGCAATAGACAAAACTCACTGAGGCGCGAATCTCAGTTTTCCCTTCGCTCAGCGTAAGAGGGATCTGCAGCGGGAATTGCCCATCTTTGACCGTCGTGCGTTTCTTCGGTTGTTGCGCAGCCGTCTGAATATCGACACGATACTCCAGCGGTGAACCTGGATTGAGCTTGTACGGCGCTGGAATCTCAATGTCGAGGGTTAAGCGACTTTGGCCACTGCGTACGGTGTATGCTTGGACGTGAACTTCTTCGAGATTAGGCCAGATGTCGGCAACAGCACCTCCAGCACTCTCAGTGAGACCCGTAAGTTGAAGAGTCGTCACCTGCTTGGTACGAAGATCAGCAACACGAATCACGTGGTTGTTCGTATCGGCAATGTACATTTTGCCATCAGCGATACTGAGACCAGCAGGCTCATAGAATTGCGGCAGCTCTCCATCACGCAGTCCGGGCTTCCCCGTGCCGAGAAAGGTCACCGAGGTTTGCAACTGTGGTCCAATCGCTTTGATCTTGTGATTATACGTGTCAGCGACATACACAATGCCATTGTAGTACTCAACTCCGAGAGGGTGCTGCAACCGCACCATCTCTCCTTGTCCATCGACATCGCCAAACTCGAAGAGGGCAAGCCCAACGACCGTGGCCACATGACCGCGCGGATTGAGGCTGACCGAACGAATCGCGCTCACCTCAGAATCTGCAACGAACAGGTTCGTGCCATCAGACGTGATACCACTCGGCTGGGCAAGCGCAGCTTCCATCAGAGGGCCATCAATCCGATCTTCGTGACTCGACCCGGCATAGGGCCCAATCTCCTCGTGTTGCAGGTTCATCGCCCAGATCTGATGTGGCCCAGCCATAGCGATGTAGAGAATCCCTTTTTCCAGCGTTAGGTCCCACGGCGAGCTGAGTGCCACCTGTCGCGCCGCACCACGCTCGTACCGCCCCAAAGCTTGCACCCCAGTACCAGCAATCGTCGTCACTGTTCGTGCTTTCAAATTCAACCGCCGGAGCAGGTGATTCTCGGTATCCGCGACATAGAGCACGCCACCATCAAGAGCCATCCCTTGTGGATGATTGAAGGTCGCCTCAGCAAAGCCGCCATCTGCGGCACCGATTTCACCGGCGCCAGCAACATCGATCACTTTTCCCGCTTTCGTCGCAATAACAATCCGGTTGTGATTTGAGTCGGCGATAAACAAACGATCGTCGTTCGCGTCAGCCAACACTTTTCCAGGGAATGAAAGGACCGGCGTAGCAAAGCGCGACTTCTCTAAGGTCAGCTTGAGAGGTTCTTCGTTCAGGGTGCCACGCGCACGATGCTCCATGATCAGTCGGCCAATGAGATCATCGAGCTTGTCGTAATGGCCTTCCCCCGAGATACCACCCAACACGTAACCAAGGGGATCAATCATGACCAGCGTCGGCCATGAACGTGGTCCATAGCGTCGCCAAATCTGAAAATCCCGATCATTGACCACAGGATGCTCGATTTCATAGCGCAAAATCGCCTGGCGAATGTTGTCGGACTCGCCTTCATTGGGGAATTTCGCCGAATGCACGCCTATCACAACTAGTTGGTTTGTATACTTCGCTTCAAGTTTTTTCAGGTCAGGAATGACATGCATGCAGTTGATGCAGCAATAGGTCCAGAAATCGAGGAGAACAATCTTGCCTCGCAAACTGGTCAGGGTGATGGGATGGTCGGTGTTCAGCCAAGCAACTCCGCCCTCTAATTCGGGTGCATGAATGGGTTTGCGGGCCATAGCCTGTCCTTTCTGCGTCTGTGTCATGCGGGAGTCTGGCACGGCCAGTCGCGGCTCTCGTTTTGTCGTCACAATGACTACAGCAGCTACACTAAGAAGCGAGGCAAGAAGGATCGGAGCGATCCTCCACCACGTCTGGGATTGCAATAGCATGACTCCTCGCTGTTGTTCTGCGCGCACGCTGATTATGGCTGGCGCAATTCCAAGCCAGCAACGAAAGCGAGCAACGCGTTCGTCACGACTTCTGGCTTCTCCATCGTCATGCCGTGACCGCATTCAGGTATCATCAGCAGCCGAGAACGGGAGATCCCTCGGCTGAGCTTGACCGAACCGCCAGGAGGCGTGAGGACATCCTCCAAACCTTGCAGAATCAACGTTGGTACGTCAATGCGACCCAGCTCAGTCGTCCAATTATATGTCCCAACCGCACGGGCTGCGGCAGCATAGGCATGTGGGGTATTCTTCGCAGTTCGTTCAGCCATCACTGCCAGTTGGTTCGCGTTCGCTTTGGCAAAGCCTGGAGAAAACGCACGCGCCGCCGCCTCAGGATTCGTAGAGAACCCTCGCTGCTCGACATTATCGGCCAGCTTCAGCCACCCTTTTTGCGCCTGCTCGCCAACCTCACTAGAAGTGCTCATCAGCGTGAGGGACCGTACCAGGTCAGGGAAATCGAGCACAAACCGCTGGGCAATGACACCACCCATAGAAATGCCAGCGACGTGGGCATTCGAGATCCCGACGGCGCGACACAGGCCAGCAAGATCTCGGGCAAAGAGTTGCGGAGAATAGGGGCCAGCGGGCTTATCAGACTCGCCAAAGCCGCGCACATCCCAACGCAAGACACGGTGATGTTTTGCCACAACGGGCGTAATAGCATCCCAATCGTGTAAGCTACCACCAAGCCCGTGAATCAAAATGAGGTCTGACCCTTGTCCCTCAAGGGCATAATGCAGTCGTACACCGTCAATTGTTGTATCCATAGCTCCCTCCCACTGGAAGCCTATAAGATTCGCATGGAGCTGCCAAGAAAGGGACAGCAGGTAGCGAAAAAGGAGGAGAAATCGCTACCTGCTCTGCGGGAAAAAGAACAAATTGCTATATTTGAGGAAGGCCACGGAAGGGTTTCTTTTTTGTGTCGTCAGAAGAGGGAGCAATCTGCGCATTCTTCCAGGCCGTCAAGGACGCGCGTACCGATGAGGCCTGCAAACCAAACGTTTCACACAGATGGGTAAAGGAGAACGGCCAGGCTTCATCCTCTTCAA
This Deltaproteobacteria bacterium DNA region includes the following protein-coding sequences:
- a CDS encoding alpha/beta fold hydrolase, which produces MDTTIDGVRLHYALEGQGSDLILIHGLGGSLHDWDAITPVVAKHHRVLRWDVRGFGESDKPAGPYSPQLFARDLAGLCRAVGISNAHVAGISMGGVIAQRFVLDFPDLVRSLTLMSTSSEVGEQAQKGWLKLADNVEQRGFSTNPEAAARAFSPGFAKANANQLAVMAERTAKNTPHAYAAAARAVGTYNWTTELGRIDVPTLILQGLEDVLTPPGGSVKLSRGISRSRLLMIPECGHGMTMEKPEVVTNALLAFVAGLELRQP